A stretch of the Archangium violaceum genome encodes the following:
- the pilM gene encoding type IV pilus assembly protein PilM — protein sequence MAKGKLALGLDIGSTSVKMILLKEQRKRGQVSYALQSFGMKPLPPEAIVDGALMNSTAIVQALQELMTELKIKNKEVAIGVSGHSVIIKKIQMPRMSQEELEESIQWEAEQYIPFDVKDVNIDTQILDAGGNDATGQMDVLLVAAKKDMINDYTTVVSESGLQPVVVDVDAFAVQNMFASNYDVPDKETVVLINAGASVVNINIISNGITVFTRDVTIGGNQFTEEIQKQLNVSYEEAEALKIGGTRGDSDAVVPQEVERVLTSVAEQVSGEIQRSLDFYAGTAVDANFTKVYLSGGTAKIPALFKTIESRVGVPVEILNPFRKIDVDNRKFDPAFIMEVAPMAAVAVGLALRRPGDKLG from the coding sequence ATGGCGAAGGGAAAGCTGGCTCTCGGTCTCGATATCGGATCGACCTCGGTGAAGATGATCCTGCTCAAGGAGCAGCGCAAGCGTGGCCAGGTGAGCTACGCGCTGCAGAGCTTTGGGATGAAGCCGCTGCCTCCCGAGGCCATCGTCGACGGCGCGCTCATGAACTCCACCGCCATCGTGCAGGCGCTGCAGGAGTTGATGACCGAGCTGAAGATCAAGAACAAGGAGGTCGCCATCGGCGTCTCCGGCCACTCGGTCATCATCAAGAAGATCCAGATGCCCCGCATGAGCCAGGAGGAGCTCGAGGAGAGCATCCAGTGGGAGGCGGAGCAGTACATCCCCTTCGACGTCAAGGACGTGAACATCGACACGCAGATCCTGGACGCGGGGGGCAATGACGCCACCGGCCAGATGGACGTGCTCCTGGTCGCGGCCAAGAAGGACATGATCAACGACTACACCACGGTGGTCTCCGAGTCGGGGCTGCAGCCGGTGGTGGTGGACGTGGACGCCTTCGCCGTCCAGAACATGTTCGCCTCCAACTACGACGTCCCCGACAAGGAGACGGTGGTGCTCATCAACGCGGGCGCCTCGGTGGTGAACATCAACATCATCTCCAACGGCATCACGGTGTTCACCCGTGACGTGACCATCGGTGGCAACCAGTTCACCGAGGAGATCCAGAAGCAGCTCAACGTCTCCTACGAGGAGGCGGAGGCGCTGAAGATCGGCGGTACCCGTGGCGACTCGGACGCGGTCGTTCCCCAGGAGGTGGAGCGGGTGCTGACGAGCGTGGCCGAGCAGGTGTCCGGTGAAATCCAGCGCTCGCTGGACTTCTACGCGGGCACCGCGGTGGATGCCAACTTCACCAAGGTCTACCTCTCCGGTGGAACCGCCAAGATTCCGGCGCTGTTCAAGACCATCGAATCGCGTGTGGGCGTGCCGGTGGAGATCCTCAACCCCTTCCGGAAGATCGACGTGGACAACCGCAAGTTCGACCCCGCCTTCATCATGGAGGTGGCGCCGATGGCAGCGGTGGCCGTGGGCCTGGCGTTGCGCCGCCCGGGTGACAAGCTCGGCTGA